In Streptomyces ambofaciens ATCC 23877, a single genomic region encodes these proteins:
- a CDS encoding ferric reductase-like transmembrane domain-containing protein, whose amino-acid sequence MLSDASPDEDGAEVPPGRPRPSGDRVALRGDLRSALPDATAAVVVTALVFVFLWARMESGASDTVAIMPFMDDAGTYWMYLLSQAFGWSGLLWAWCTVMFGLLLSGTGHTRLPLSRQVLERWHRTTSLTTMALMFAHALMFAAELVRYETKLGWAERLWVGFADSFVPGWYDSGTGRIAIPIGQGALYLAVPLGLLFYVRHRIGAKTWRRLHRFVIVVYVLSVWHTLLYGTNVWYGEWPRTVLWLLQIPVAALLLLRLVRPARRAERLGPPKGGAGAARPAWWARAGGRVVAGAVVVGLVVVVVSGRDGGRDRPTDPPATAPHTQETE is encoded by the coding sequence ATGCTGTCAGACGCGAGTCCGGACGAAGACGGGGCGGAGGTCCCGCCCGGACGGCCACGGCCCTCCGGGGACCGCGTCGCCCTGCGCGGCGATCTGCGCTCCGCCCTGCCCGACGCCACCGCGGCGGTGGTGGTCACGGCGCTCGTGTTCGTGTTCCTGTGGGCGCGCATGGAGTCGGGTGCTTCGGACACCGTCGCGATCATGCCGTTCATGGACGATGCCGGCACCTACTGGATGTACCTGCTCAGCCAGGCCTTCGGCTGGTCGGGGCTGCTGTGGGCCTGGTGCACGGTCATGTTCGGTCTGCTGCTGTCGGGGACGGGCCACACCCGGCTGCCCCTCTCCCGGCAGGTGCTGGAGCGCTGGCACCGCACCACGAGTCTGACGACGATGGCGCTGATGTTCGCGCACGCGCTGATGTTCGCCGCGGAGCTGGTGCGCTACGAGACGAAACTGGGGTGGGCCGAGCGGCTGTGGGTGGGCTTCGCGGACTCCTTCGTGCCGGGCTGGTACGACTCCGGCACCGGCCGGATCGCCATCCCGATCGGACAGGGTGCCCTGTACCTGGCGGTTCCGCTCGGGCTGCTGTTCTACGTCCGGCACCGCATCGGAGCGAAGACCTGGCGTCGGCTGCATCGCTTCGTGATCGTGGTCTACGTGCTGAGCGTGTGGCACACCCTGCTGTACGGGACCAACGTCTGGTACGGGGAGTGGCCGCGCACCGTCCTGTGGCTGCTGCAGATCCCCGTCGCCGCGCTGCTGTTGCTGCGCCTGGTGAGACCTGCCCGGCGGGCCGAGCGGCTGGGCCCGCCGAAGGGCGGCGCGGGCGCGGCCCGCCCCGCCTGGTGGGCGCGCGCGGGTGGACGCGTCGTCGCCGGAGCCGTCGTCGTCGGGCTGGTCGTCGTGGTGGTGTCCGGCCGTGACGGCGGACGGGACCGCCCGACGGACCCGCCCGCGACGGCCCCCCACACCCAGGAGACGGAGTGA
- a CDS encoding mandelate racemase/muconate lactonizing enzyme family protein — translation MKITNVYEGVVPISSSIRNAWIDFSSMDCSIVAIESDVVRDGKPVVGYGFNSNGRYSAGEILRRRILPRLTAAEPGSLLDEQGRFDHARAWDVMMNNEKPGGHGERSVAVGVVDMALFDLASKIEGKPLYRYLSERYGDGQPDDSVFVYAAGGYYAPGKTLSDLQDEMRGFLDLGYDVVKMKIGGADLAEDLRRIEAVIDVLGGDGSRLAVDVNGRFDLDTALEYGRAIEPYGLFWYEEIGDPLDYRLNATVAEHYAGAIATGENLFSLQDARNLIRYGGMRPDRDTLQFDPALSYGLVEYLRIQDMLKQHGWSSRRCIPHGGHQFSLHIAAALKLGGNESYPGEFQPTGGFADDAVVERSRVGLTDIPGIGFEAKAAFYKVLRDLHG, via the coding sequence GTGAAGATCACCAACGTGTACGAGGGCGTCGTCCCGATCAGCTCGTCGATCCGCAACGCCTGGATCGACTTCAGCTCCATGGACTGTTCGATCGTGGCGATCGAGAGCGACGTCGTCCGTGACGGCAAGCCGGTCGTCGGCTACGGCTTCAACTCCAACGGCCGCTACAGCGCGGGTGAGATCCTGCGCCGCCGGATCCTGCCCCGCCTGACCGCTGCCGAGCCCGGCTCCCTCCTGGACGAGCAGGGCCGCTTCGACCACGCCCGGGCGTGGGACGTGATGATGAACAACGAGAAGCCCGGCGGCCACGGCGAGCGCTCGGTCGCCGTCGGCGTCGTCGACATGGCCCTGTTCGACCTCGCCTCCAAGATCGAGGGCAAGCCGCTGTACCGGTACCTGTCCGAGCGCTACGGCGACGGACAGCCCGACGACTCCGTGTTCGTCTACGCCGCCGGCGGTTACTACGCGCCCGGCAAGACCCTGTCCGACCTCCAGGACGAGATGCGCGGCTTCCTCGACCTGGGCTACGACGTCGTCAAGATGAAGATCGGCGGCGCCGACCTGGCCGAGGACCTGCGCCGCATCGAGGCCGTCATCGACGTCCTCGGCGGTGACGGCTCACGCCTCGCCGTCGACGTCAACGGCCGCTTCGACCTCGACACGGCACTGGAGTACGGCCGGGCGATCGAGCCGTACGGCCTGTTCTGGTACGAGGAGATCGGCGACCCGCTCGACTACCGCCTCAACGCCACCGTCGCCGAGCACTACGCCGGCGCCATCGCCACCGGCGAGAACCTCTTCTCCCTCCAGGACGCCCGCAACCTGATCCGCTACGGCGGCATGCGCCCCGACCGCGACACCCTCCAGTTCGACCCCGCGCTCTCCTACGGCCTGGTGGAGTACCTGCGCATCCAGGACATGCTCAAGCAGCACGGCTGGTCCTCCCGGCGCTGCATCCCGCACGGCGGCCACCAGTTCTCCCTGCACATCGCCGCCGCCCTCAAGCTCGGCGGCAACGAGTCCTACCCGGGCGAGTTCCAGCCCACCGGCGGCTTCGCCGACGACGCCGTCGTCGAGAGGAGCCGCGTCGGCCTGACCGACATCCCCGGCATCGGCTTCGAGGCCAAGGCCGCCTTCTACAAGGTCCTGCGCGACCTGCACGGCTGA
- a CDS encoding cation:dicarboxylate symporter family transporter — protein sequence MTSTTTAAGRPQRSRLNRLIRELWFQVVLGAVLGIAVGILAPGLGKELKPLNDWFIDLVKMIVVPVVFCVVTTGIASMDNLRKAGRIGVKAIGYFLVLSLLSMLIGLVVANIFQPGAGLNVDPSSLNAADVPETATEHATFTGFISSLIPTSLLGAITGDAILAALMVSIVFGVALNMAGEDGAPLTRGIKALSDVVFRIVGWVMWLAPLGTFGALATVVATYGAESLKQLGYLIILFTATCVVYVLVVLGAIMRACRLSLFGLMRFLKAELLVALSTCSSEAVLPQLVRKLETLGVGRPVVGIVIPSGFSFNLDGSAVYLTMASLFLGQAMGVDLSWQQQLVMVGVMMLTSKGTAGIAGGAFIVLASTVTAVGHIPLAALSLIVGIDRILNEGRVFINVLGNAVATLVIGKWEKDLDTDKARSILNSRDRTTAPRTDAEAETGAPRVGADT from the coding sequence ATGACATCCACCACTACTGCCGCCGGCCGTCCGCAGCGGTCACGGCTGAACCGTCTGATACGTGAGCTGTGGTTCCAGGTCGTACTGGGCGCGGTCCTCGGCATCGCCGTCGGTATCCTCGCCCCCGGGCTCGGCAAGGAACTCAAGCCGCTCAACGACTGGTTCATCGACCTGGTCAAGATGATCGTCGTCCCGGTCGTCTTCTGCGTGGTCACCACCGGCATCGCCTCCATGGACAACCTCCGCAAGGCGGGCCGGATCGGGGTGAAGGCGATCGGCTACTTCCTGGTGCTGTCGCTGCTGTCCATGCTGATCGGGCTGGTGGTCGCCAACATCTTCCAGCCCGGCGCCGGGCTGAACGTCGATCCCTCGTCGCTGAACGCCGCCGACGTGCCCGAGACCGCCACCGAGCACGCCACCTTCACCGGCTTCATCTCCTCCTTGATCCCCACCTCCCTGCTCGGCGCCATCACCGGTGACGCCATCCTCGCCGCGCTCATGGTCTCCATCGTCTTCGGCGTCGCCCTGAACATGGCCGGCGAGGACGGCGCGCCCCTGACCCGCGGCATCAAGGCCCTCTCGGACGTCGTCTTCCGCATCGTGGGCTGGGTGATGTGGCTGGCACCGCTGGGCACCTTCGGCGCCCTGGCCACCGTGGTCGCCACCTACGGCGCCGAGAGCCTCAAACAGCTCGGCTACCTGATCATCCTGTTCACCGCGACCTGCGTCGTCTACGTCCTGGTGGTCCTCGGTGCCATCATGCGGGCCTGCCGTCTGAGCCTGTTCGGCCTGATGCGCTTCCTCAAGGCCGAGCTGCTCGTCGCCCTGAGCACCTGCTCCAGCGAAGCCGTCCTGCCGCAGCTCGTGCGCAAGCTGGAGACCCTCGGCGTCGGCCGGCCGGTCGTCGGCATCGTCATCCCCTCCGGGTTCTCCTTCAACCTGGACGGTTCCGCGGTCTACCTCACCATGGCCTCCCTCTTCCTGGGTCAGGCCATGGGAGTCGACCTGTCCTGGCAGCAGCAACTGGTCATGGTCGGGGTCATGATGCTCACCAGCAAGGGCACCGCGGGCATCGCGGGCGGCGCGTTCATCGTCCTGGCCAGCACCGTCACCGCGGTCGGCCACATCCCGCTGGCCGCGCTCTCCCTGATCGTCGGCATCGACCGCATCCTCAACGAGGGCCGCGTCTTCATCAACGTCCTCGGCAACGCCGTCGCCACCCTCGTGATCGGCAAGTGGGAGAAGGACCTCGACACCGACAAGGCACGCTCGATCCTCAACTCCCGCGACCGGACGACGGCCCCGCGCACCGACGCCGAGGCCGAGACCGGCGCCCCCCGGGTCGGCGCCGACACCTGA
- a CDS encoding FecCD family ABC transporter permease yields MTQTATGPYDERTVRPRKSGEPGAGRTRWAVTLLVLTALLLVSATAGLAIGSVQVPPGEVWGIVTHALGADQREPDWSRARETIVLDVRAPRVLLGAVTGAGLAVIGTALQALVRNPLAEPYLLGVSSGASLGAVVVIVFGVTLFGPLSLSAAAFVGALGALLLVYAGARTGGRITSSRLVLSGVAIAAVLTAVLDLLLLTTGRGNEARAVLAWTLGGLGGVDWGTLWLPSTALLLGVGVLMVQARNLNLLLAGEESATTMGLDVARFRARLFVLLSLVTGVLVAAAGPIGFVGLMMPHIVRLFVGGDHRRVLPTAALGGAVFLIWADIAARTVAAPMEIPVGVLTALCGGPFFLWLMRRDARRGTDRGAA; encoded by the coding sequence GTGACCCAGACCGCCACCGGGCCGTACGACGAGCGGACGGTGCGGCCGCGGAAGTCCGGCGAGCCAGGGGCGGGCCGTACGAGATGGGCGGTCACGCTGCTCGTACTCACCGCCCTGCTGCTCGTCTCCGCCACGGCGGGCCTTGCGATCGGCTCCGTCCAGGTGCCGCCCGGCGAGGTGTGGGGCATCGTGACGCACGCGCTGGGTGCCGACCAGCGGGAACCGGACTGGTCGCGGGCCCGGGAGACCATCGTGCTGGACGTGCGGGCGCCGCGGGTACTGCTCGGTGCGGTCACCGGCGCCGGCCTGGCGGTGATCGGCACCGCCCTCCAGGCCCTGGTGCGCAACCCCCTCGCCGAGCCCTACCTGCTGGGCGTCTCCTCCGGCGCGTCCCTCGGCGCGGTCGTCGTGATCGTGTTCGGAGTCACCCTCTTCGGGCCGCTCTCCCTGTCGGCGGCCGCCTTCGTGGGCGCCCTCGGCGCGCTCCTGCTCGTGTACGCCGGCGCGCGCACCGGTGGCCGCATCACCTCGTCGCGGCTGGTGCTGTCCGGGGTGGCGATCGCGGCGGTGCTCACCGCGGTCCTCGACCTGCTGCTGCTCACCACCGGCCGGGGCAACGAGGCCCGCGCGGTCCTCGCCTGGACCCTCGGCGGCCTCGGCGGCGTCGACTGGGGCACCCTGTGGCTGCCGAGCACGGCTCTGCTGCTCGGTGTCGGCGTCCTCATGGTCCAGGCACGCAACCTGAACCTGCTGCTGGCCGGCGAGGAGTCCGCCACCACCATGGGCCTGGACGTGGCCCGCTTCCGCGCCCGGCTGTTCGTCCTGCTCTCCCTCGTCACGGGCGTGCTCGTCGCGGCGGCCGGACCGATCGGCTTCGTCGGCCTGATGATGCCCCACATCGTGCGCCTGTTCGTCGGCGGCGACCACCGCAGGGTCCTGCCGACGGCGGCACTCGGCGGGGCGGTCTTCCTCATCTGGGCCGACATCGCCGCACGGACGGTCGCCGCCCCGATGGAGATACCCGTCGGCGTGCTCACGGCCCTGTGCGGCGGGCCGTTCTTCCTGTGGCTGATGCGCCGGGACGCCCGGCGCGGCACCGACCGAGGAGCGGCATGA
- a CDS encoding GntR family transcriptional regulator has protein sequence MTSPNLFVSKSDLAYAELRSRILTGILPAGARLAQYDLAESLSMSITPLREAIRRLSSEGLLTVETHRDVRVSAMNSEEARQLFEVRLSLDPTAAELAALRRTDEDIATMRAAVGRLLPVTRQWGEEALTAHRAFHQALYRASHNDVLVKLLDDLWDKSDRYRRLGLELPPGDEPRTRDLQEHHQLVDLVEEGRSVEAGRLMREHITHSLTATAISALEDREGARTG, from the coding sequence ATGACCAGTCCGAACCTCTTCGTCAGCAAAAGCGATCTGGCCTACGCGGAACTCCGCAGCCGCATCCTCACGGGAATCCTCCCGGCAGGCGCACGGCTGGCGCAGTACGACCTCGCCGAGTCCCTCAGCATGAGCATCACACCCCTGCGCGAGGCGATCCGCCGCCTCAGCAGCGAGGGCCTGCTGACCGTGGAGACCCACCGCGACGTCCGGGTCTCCGCGATGAACTCCGAGGAGGCCCGCCAGCTGTTCGAGGTCCGCCTGTCCCTGGACCCGACCGCCGCCGAACTCGCGGCGCTGCGGCGCACCGACGAGGACATCGCGACCATGCGCGCCGCCGTCGGCAGGCTGCTGCCCGTCACGCGGCAGTGGGGCGAGGAGGCACTCACCGCCCACCGCGCCTTCCACCAGGCCCTGTACCGGGCCTCCCACAACGACGTCCTCGTCAAGCTCCTGGACGACCTGTGGGACAAGTCCGACCGCTACCGACGCCTCGGTCTCGAACTCCCGCCCGGCGACGAACCCCGCACCCGCGACCTGCAAGAACACCACCAGCTCGTCGACCTCGTCGAGGAGGGACGGAGTGTCGAGGCAGGCCGGCTGATGCGCGAGCACATCACCCACAGCCTCACCGCCACCGCCATCAGCGCCCTGGAGGACCGCGAAGGCGCCCGCACGGGCTGA
- a CDS encoding ABC transporter substrate-binding protein, with the protein MALSSVLLTAGCGASSDGSGGDAKASTAVPAGFPVTIDNCGVRTTYDEPPARVVTIHQHPAELMLALGLKDRMVGTAFPDSAVLPELRKDYEAIPELAEREPSFERILEAEPDFVYGGYGSAFAENEGRSRTAFTDAGIDTYLNREYCGRKRVTMKDTYDEIRTIGEIFGVPDRADALVADLEGRVDEAAGQVEGEPEVSVFVYDSGDKSAFTAGGRSLGTELIRSAGGTNVFADLDDVFGDVSWEQVVERRPEVIALYDYAGAGSVEEKKRFLLSQPALADVPAVRNKRFVVLPLTATLVGIRSAYAVEDLARGLHPESFR; encoded by the coding sequence ATGGCTCTCTCCTCAGTGCTGCTGACCGCCGGCTGCGGTGCGTCGTCCGACGGGAGCGGTGGGGACGCGAAGGCCTCCACGGCCGTACCCGCGGGCTTCCCGGTCACCATCGACAACTGCGGTGTGAGGACGACGTACGACGAGCCTCCGGCGCGGGTGGTCACCATCCACCAGCACCCGGCGGAGCTCATGCTCGCCCTCGGCCTGAAGGACCGCATGGTCGGCACGGCCTTCCCCGACTCCGCCGTCCTGCCCGAGCTGCGGAAGGACTACGAGGCGATCCCCGAACTGGCGGAGAGGGAGCCGTCGTTCGAGAGGATCCTGGAGGCCGAACCCGACTTCGTCTACGGCGGCTACGGCAGCGCCTTCGCCGAGAACGAGGGCCGCTCCCGCACGGCGTTCACCGACGCCGGCATCGACACCTACCTCAACCGCGAGTACTGCGGCAGGAAGCGGGTGACGATGAAGGACACCTACGACGAGATCCGCACCATCGGCGAGATCTTCGGTGTCCCGGACCGGGCCGACGCACTGGTCGCCGATCTCGAAGGCCGCGTCGACGAGGCCGCCGGCCAGGTCGAGGGCGAGCCCGAGGTGTCCGTCTTCGTCTACGACAGCGGCGACAAGAGCGCCTTCACCGCGGGCGGCAGGAGCCTGGGCACCGAGCTGATCCGGTCGGCCGGCGGCACGAACGTCTTCGCCGACCTCGACGACGTCTTCGGTGACGTCTCCTGGGAGCAGGTCGTCGAGCGCAGGCCGGAAGTCATCGCCCTCTACGACTACGCCGGTGCCGGCAGCGTCGAGGAGAAGAAGAGGTTCCTGCTCTCCCAGCCCGCGCTCGCCGACGTACCGGCCGTCAGGAACAAGCGGTTCGTCGTCCTGCCGCTGACCGCCACGCTGGTCGGCATCCGCTCGGCCTACGCGGTCGAGGATCTGGCTCGCGGGCTGCACCCCGAGAGCTTCCGGTGA
- a CDS encoding cysteine synthase family protein: MIHPHIADALKVPDLVRLTDGLVLLRFESMKIYSALAAVRHLLERGTVRPGQTLIDSSSGIYAYALALACHRYGMRCHIVASTTVDATTLAQLEILGSTVEQVRPSRNLKLDQELRVRRVREILAERPGHHWMRQYHDDIHYLGYQEVADRIAAEFPAAPLTVVGGVGSGASTGGIVERLRGTDPSVRLVGVQPFGSVTFGSQDHHDPEAIIAGIGSSIVFDNVRHHLYDTVHWLDFTHAMSGAVALLREHAVFAGLSTGAGYLTATYEARRHPDRLHVVIGADTGHRYVERVFARHAEALDPAALKPHEVRGPEEMTIPWSRMSWQRTPRPAGRKESAA; encoded by the coding sequence GTGATCCACCCCCACATCGCCGACGCCCTGAAAGTCCCGGACCTCGTCCGGCTCACCGACGGCCTGGTCCTGCTGAGGTTCGAGTCGATGAAGATCTACTCGGCCCTGGCCGCCGTCCGCCATCTGCTGGAGCGGGGCACCGTCCGTCCGGGCCAGACCCTGATCGACAGCTCCAGCGGCATCTACGCCTACGCCCTCGCCCTGGCCTGCCACCGGTACGGCATGCGGTGCCACATCGTCGCGTCCACCACCGTCGACGCCACCACCCTCGCCCAGCTGGAGATCCTCGGCAGCACCGTGGAACAGGTCAGACCGTCGCGGAACCTCAAACTGGACCAGGAACTGAGGGTGCGACGGGTGCGCGAGATCCTCGCCGAGCGTCCCGGCCACCACTGGATGCGCCAGTACCACGACGACATCCACTACCTCGGCTACCAGGAGGTCGCCGACCGGATCGCGGCGGAGTTCCCGGCCGCGCCGCTGACCGTCGTCGGCGGGGTGGGCAGCGGGGCCTCGACCGGCGGCATCGTGGAACGCCTGCGCGGGACGGACCCCTCGGTGCGGCTGGTCGGCGTCCAGCCCTTCGGCAGCGTCACCTTCGGCAGCCAGGACCATCACGATCCCGAGGCGATCATCGCCGGCATCGGCTCGTCGATCGTCTTCGACAACGTCCGCCACCATCTCTACGACACCGTGCACTGGCTGGACTTCACCCACGCCATGTCCGGTGCCGTCGCCCTGCTGCGCGAGCACGCGGTCTTCGCCGGACTGTCCACCGGTGCCGGCTACCTGACGGCGACGTACGAGGCCCGCCGCCACCCCGACCGACTGCACGTGGTGATAGGGGCCGACACCGGACACCGCTACGTGGAGCGCGTGTTCGCCCGGCACGCCGAGGCGCTCGATCCGGCCGCGCTGAAACCCCACGAGGTCCGCGGTCCGGAGGAGATGACCATACCCTGGTCGAGGATGTCCTGGCAGCGCACCCCCCGCCCGGCGGGCCGGAAGGAGAGTGCCGCATGA
- a CDS encoding MFS transporter, which produces MGERTTRGPGLRASLFPLTGPLRFLLLSSFLIPLGSFMVLPFMSVFLHERLGMGLGAVGIVLAVASLVQFSGGIVGGALADRIGLRRTMLWALVVRTAGFAGLLLALRWPPLAIWALVLTCCGAALYLPANKAYLVHGVDEERRPAFLSAGNAALNAGMAVGPLIAGPFVLSSPGWLFAAVTALFLAVTAGHARLPGTDGDHPTGSKGTAPQSLLAGVALLPFAANALAFYLYFHFQHFLAVYAVERASSAFYSVVLLLCFTLVIVVQPLASGLIRRMPYALALAVGFTGLAAGLAVLAAGTRAALLAGGALITLGDIVLFLKNDLEALRRSPRSDAVVFGQQRLAAGLGACASGVLGGQVYGLGERAGHTGWFWLLAAAQCALLPLLLLTLRHRTARRPAPDGDHEGALTRDDTDGRIPGR; this is translated from the coding sequence GTGGGTGAGCGCACCACCCGCGGTCCGGGCCTGCGGGCCTCGCTGTTCCCGCTCACCGGCCCGCTGCGGTTCCTGCTGCTCAGCTCGTTCCTCATTCCGCTCGGCAGCTTCATGGTCCTGCCGTTCATGTCGGTGTTCCTGCACGAACGGCTCGGCATGGGCCTCGGCGCGGTCGGCATCGTCCTGGCCGTGGCATCGCTCGTGCAGTTCTCCGGCGGCATCGTCGGCGGAGCCCTCGCGGACCGGATCGGGCTGCGCCGCACGATGCTGTGGGCCCTCGTCGTACGCACCGCCGGTTTCGCCGGGCTCCTGCTGGCCCTGCGCTGGCCGCCCCTCGCGATCTGGGCGCTGGTCCTGACCTGTTGCGGTGCCGCGCTCTACCTGCCCGCGAACAAGGCGTACCTGGTGCACGGCGTCGACGAGGAGCGCCGGCCGGCGTTCCTGTCGGCGGGCAACGCGGCCCTCAACGCCGGCATGGCCGTCGGCCCGCTCATCGCCGGACCGTTCGTCCTGTCGTCGCCCGGCTGGCTGTTCGCGGCCGTCACGGCGCTGTTCCTCGCGGTCACGGCGGGACACGCGCGGCTCCCCGGAACCGACGGGGACCACCCCACCGGATCGAAGGGAACGGCTCCCCAAAGTCTCCTGGCGGGCGTGGCGCTCCTGCCGTTCGCCGCCAACGCGCTCGCCTTCTACCTGTACTTCCACTTCCAGCACTTCCTGGCGGTGTACGCCGTCGAGCGTGCCTCCAGCGCGTTCTACAGCGTGGTGCTGCTGCTCTGCTTCACGCTGGTCATCGTCGTGCAGCCGCTCGCGTCCGGCCTGATCCGGCGCATGCCGTACGCCCTCGCCCTCGCGGTCGGCTTCACGGGCCTCGCCGCGGGCCTGGCCGTGCTGGCGGCCGGTACCCGGGCGGCACTGCTGGCGGGCGGCGCGCTGATCACCCTCGGGGACATCGTGCTGTTCCTCAAGAACGACCTGGAGGCACTGCGCCGCAGCCCGCGCTCCGACGCCGTGGTCTTCGGCCAGCAGCGGCTCGCCGCGGGCCTGGGTGCCTGCGCGAGCGGCGTGCTGGGCGGGCAGGTGTACGGCCTCGGCGAACGGGCCGGGCACACCGGCTGGTTCTGGCTGCTGGCGGCCGCCCAGTGTGCGCTGCTTCCCCTTCTGCTGCTCACGCTGCGCCACCGCACGGCGCGGCGCCCTGCCCCCGACGGCGACCATGAAGGAGCACTGACGCGCGATGACACGGACGGGCGGATTCCAGGACGATGA
- a CDS encoding class I SAM-dependent methyltransferase, giving the protein MTRTGGFQDDDFWTEFHDFLFSEQRYEQAEELLDTSPLLALAGGSRVLDLCCGPGVFTVPLARRGHRVTGVDLSPAMLDRARKRSADAGADVTYVRADAREYEAPGGFDVVLNMFTSFGYFEDPADNARVLRTMHTCLAPGGTLVLDLAGKELLARRVTPPKVVRRGEDLMVQTDTVLDEWARLRSDWVLVRGERVTRATLTWFVYSAVELRRMAEEAGFGRVEVFGGFDGRPYDENAERLVLRAVREA; this is encoded by the coding sequence ATGACACGGACGGGCGGATTCCAGGACGATGACTTCTGGACCGAGTTCCACGACTTCCTCTTCTCCGAGCAGCGCTACGAGCAGGCCGAGGAGCTGCTGGACACCTCTCCCCTGCTCGCCCTCGCCGGGGGGTCACGCGTGCTCGACCTGTGCTGCGGGCCGGGGGTGTTCACCGTGCCGCTCGCCCGCCGCGGTCACCGCGTGACCGGAGTCGACCTGAGCCCGGCCATGCTGGACCGCGCGCGCAAGCGGTCGGCCGACGCCGGTGCCGACGTGACGTACGTGCGGGCCGACGCCCGCGAGTACGAGGCGCCGGGCGGCTTCGACGTCGTCCTCAACATGTTCACCTCCTTCGGGTACTTCGAGGATCCCGCCGACAACGCCCGCGTGCTGCGCACCATGCACACCTGCCTGGCACCCGGCGGCACGCTCGTCCTGGACCTCGCCGGGAAGGAGCTCCTGGCGCGCAGGGTCACCCCGCCCAAGGTGGTGCGCCGGGGCGAGGACCTGATGGTGCAGACCGACACCGTGCTGGACGAGTGGGCGCGGCTGCGCAGCGACTGGGTGCTGGTCCGGGGCGAACGGGTGACGCGGGCCACCCTGACCTGGTTCGTGTACAGCGCGGTGGAGCTGCGGCGGATGGCCGAGGAGGCGGGGTTCGGCCGCGTGGAGGTCTTCGGCGGGTTCGACGGACGCCCCTACGACGAGAACGCCGAGCGGCTGGTGCTTCGGGCGGTCCGTGAGGCCTGA
- a CDS encoding ATP-grasp domain-containing protein — MTVACLESLTFGLGHLVRAADRLGERLLLLTRDPAYYAYELDRLPGDALDVVVTDTFDVERVAALLRRTPGLRGLVSSTDTWTLTGAALAERLGLPGLDPAVLRLTRDKAAVRDRLHDAGLTRARAVESAGPDREARGLLLKEAGLPLVLKDTAGTGSQNVWLVRDEGELDAALAEASGRDLKGRLFAEPYFSGPVYSAETLTWDGRTRLLGVSSRLMSPEPHFREEITAFPVAFPNPQRTSLESWLDRVLAAIGYTDRPAHVEFVLTADGPEVVEVNPRIGGALVGEGMCRALGVNVYEAVLEAALGRRPGLMDADLPGGPAVAFVLGYPAAPGVFTGVAGLDRLTDMPGTCAWYPVKQVGERIEHLGDSRGYAGIVYAEAETAELATHRAVTAANALRVLTNPIPDPIPGPAGRTAPGG; from the coding sequence ATGACCGTGGCCTGCCTGGAGTCCCTGACCTTCGGCCTCGGCCATCTGGTCCGCGCCGCCGACCGGCTCGGCGAGCGCCTGCTACTCCTCACCCGGGACCCCGCCTACTACGCCTACGAACTGGACCGGCTGCCCGGCGACGCCCTCGACGTCGTCGTGACCGACACCTTCGACGTGGAGCGGGTCGCCGCCCTGCTCCGGCGTACCCCGGGGCTGCGCGGTCTGGTCAGTTCCACCGACACCTGGACGCTGACCGGCGCCGCCCTCGCCGAACGCCTCGGCCTGCCGGGGCTCGATCCGGCCGTCCTGCGGCTGACCCGGGACAAGGCCGCCGTACGCGACAGGCTGCACGACGCGGGTCTCACCCGCGCACGGGCCGTCGAGAGCGCCGGCCCGGACCGCGAGGCACGCGGGCTGCTGCTCAAGGAGGCGGGGCTGCCGCTCGTGCTCAAGGACACCGCGGGCACCGGGAGCCAGAACGTGTGGCTGGTCCGGGACGAGGGCGAACTCGACGCGGCGCTGGCGGAGGCTTCCGGCCGGGACCTGAAGGGACGGCTTTTCGCCGAGCCCTATTTCAGCGGCCCGGTGTACAGCGCCGAGACGCTCACCTGGGACGGCCGCACCAGGCTGCTCGGTGTCTCCAGTCGGCTCATGTCGCCGGAACCGCACTTCCGGGAGGAGATCACCGCCTTCCCGGTGGCGTTCCCGAACCCGCAGCGGACATCGCTCGAGTCCTGGCTCGACCGGGTGCTCGCCGCCATCGGTTACACCGACCGGCCGGCCCACGTGGAGTTCGTGCTCACCGCGGACGGCCCGGAGGTGGTGGAGGTCAATCCCCGCATCGGGGGCGCCCTGGTCGGGGAGGGCATGTGCCGGGCGCTCGGCGTCAACGTGTACGAGGCGGTGCTGGAGGCCGCGCTCGGCCGCCGCCCCGGTCTGATGGACGCAGACCTTCCCGGCGGTCCGGCCGTCGCCTTCGTCCTCGGCTATCCGGCCGCCCCCGGCGTGTTCACCGGCGTCGCCGGGCTCGACCGGCTCACCGACATGCCGGGAACCTGCGCCTGGTACCCGGTCAAGCAGGTCGGCGAACGCATCGAGCACCTGGGCGACAGCCGTGGATACGCGGGCATCGTGTACGCGGAGGCGGAGACCGCCGAACTCGCCACCCACCGCGCGGTGACCGCCGCGAACGCCCTGCGTGTGCTCACCAACCCGATCCCCGACCCGATCCCCGGCCCGGCCGGCCGGACGGCGCCCGGTGGGTGA